The Candidatus Baltobacteraceae bacterium DNA window AGCCGGCGTCTTGAAACGATTCCTGATCGCCGCCGCGCAGAAAGCGATCGGCTCGGTAGATTTGGCGGACCTCAAACCCCGGCACGTATGCGGGAACCGTCTCGGCGACGAAGCGCGACAGCTCCCTCGACGGTGAGTCGTTTTCGGAGCCGACGAGATCGACGCGCTCCATCGAAGATCCCGCGGGCAAGGCCTGGCTGAAGACGCGAATGACGCCGGGCTCGTGGCTTCCGTCTCCGCCGGTCGAGTTCCCGATGATGTCGTTGTTGAGCACGGCCAGCACCGGCGCGTGACGCGCCGCGAGCTCGCGGGCGTAATGGTCCGATCCCCACAGTCCGAGTTCTTCACCGTCGAAACACGCAAAGACGATCGTGCCTTTAAACGGCGTCGCGGCCATGACGCGTGCCGCTTCTAGGACGGCCGAAACGCCCGAGCCATTGTCGTCGGCACCCGGCGCCACACCGCTACCATCGGTGCAACGGCCGTTGCAGTCGTCGTAGTGGCTCGACATCACGTAGATGCGCCCCGGCTCGCTTCCGCGCAAGGTCGCGATCACGCTGGATTCGAGCACGGCGCGCGGCGTACGCTTCGTTTGAGGCTGCTCGTAGTTGTCGAGGTCGACGGTCATCCGTCCGCCGGTTGCGGCAGCGATGCTGCGAAACTGCGCGACGATCCAGTCGCGAGCGGCGAAGATGCCGTGCGTCGACGTCGACGCGCGCTCGGAAAAATCGTTGCGGGTGCCGAAGTTGACCAAGGTCGTATCGGTCTGCTGCAGCCGAGCCGGATCGACGGCGCCGACCATCGAGGCGATCGGCGCGTAAGGCGCCGGCGAGGCCGCTCCAAGCGTGAGAGCGGCGATGAGAAGAAGGCAGAGG harbors:
- a CDS encoding M20/M25/M40 family metallo-hydrolase, which produces MRLCLLLIAALTLGAASPAPYAPIASMVGAVDPARLQQTDTTLVNFGTRNDFSERASTSTHGIFAARDWIVAQFRSIAAATGGRMTVDLDNYEQPQTKRTPRAVLESSVIATLRGSEPGRIYVMSSHYDDCNGRCTDGSGVAPGADDNGSGVSAVLEAARVMAATPFKGTIVFACFDGEELGLWGSDHYARELAARHAPVLAVLNNDIIGNSTGGDGSHEPGVIRVFSQALPAGSSMERVDLVGSENDSPSRELSRFVAETVPAYVPGFEVRQIYRADRFLRGGDQESFQDAGYAAAIRFVEAHENFTHQHQDVRMQDGVQYGDLPQYNDWQYLARATQANVAALAALALGPAPPGNVQLLTKRLGYDSTLRWTAAADAASYEIVWRATDAARWDEVKDVGNVTEATVPVSKDDFILGVRSVDPNGLRSPAVYPVAARD